The Manis javanica isolate MJ-LG chromosome 4, MJ_LKY, whole genome shotgun sequence genome contains a region encoding:
- the GPATCH8 gene encoding G patch domain-containing protein 8 isoform X2 — MGMGRMEMELDYAEDATERRRVLEVEKEDTEELRQKYKDYVDKEKAIAKALEDLRANFYCELCDKQYQKHQEFDNHINSYDHAHKQRLKDLKQREFARNVSSRSRKDEKKQEKALRRLHELAEQRKQAECAPGSGPMFRPTTVAVDEEGGDDDKDESATNSGTSATATCGLGSELSTDKGGPFTAVQTTNATGLAQAPGLASQSISFGIKNNLGTPLQKLGVSFSFAKKTPVKLESIASVFKDHAEEGTSEDGTKADEKASDQGLQKVGDSDGNSNLDGKKEDEDPQDGGSLASTLSKLKRMKREEGSGATEPEYYHYIPPAHCKVKPNFPFLLFMRASEQMEGDSSTHPKNALENKKSGSPKPKGCIKVAASQGEEKKGSEGSEQQTETSVAEPSEPESKADTKASGEDGSEQSLESQSQKPSESQMYESHPSKETTQATPAGKENQEGPKHPTGPFFPVLSKDESTALQWPSELLIFTKAEPSISYSCNPLYFDFKLSRNKDARAKGTEKPKDIGGLSKARLQGLDPGEPNKSRDGGEDVEHCSGGRMDAAASGSACSSLNKPELGGSNGSETEDTGRSLPSKKERSGKSHRHKKKKKHKKSSKHKRKHKADPEEKTSKAESGEKSKKRKKRKRKKNRSSAPADSERGPKPEPPGSGSPAPPRRRRRAQDDSQRRSLPAEEGSSGKKDEGGGGGSSQDHGGRKHRGEPPASSCQRRASTKRSSRSSHRSQPSSGDEDSDIASSRRLHPKSPSQYSEEEEEDEEDSGSELSRSRSRSGRHHSSHRSSRRSYSSSSDASSDQSCYSRQRSYSDDSYSDYSDRSRRHSKRSHDSDDSDYASSKHRSKRHKYSSSDDDYSLSCSQSRSRSRSHTRERSRSRGRSRSSSCSRSRSKRRSRSTTAHSWQRSRSYSRDHSRSTRSPSQRSGSRKGSWGHESPEERRSGRRDFIHSKIYRSQSPHYFRSGRGEGPGRKEDGRGNDDKGTGPPSQNSHIGAGRVSESDCSPEDKNSVTAKLLLEKIQSRKVERKPSVSEEVLATANKAALKLKDPPQGYFGPKLPPSLGNKPVLPLIGKLPATRKPNTRKCEESGLERGEEQEQSETEEGPPGNSDAPFGHHFPSEETAGPLSDPPPEEPKSEEATADHHPVAPLGTPVHSDCYPGDPTISHNYLPDPSDGDTLESLDSGSQPGPVESSLLPIAPDLEHFPSYAPPSGEPSIESADGAEDASLAPLESQPITFTPEEMEKYSKLQQAAQQHIQQQLLAKQVKAFPASAALAPATPALQPIHIQQPATASATSITTVQHAILQHHAAAAAAAIGIHPHPHPQPLAQVHHIPQPHLTPISLSHLTHSIIPGHPATFLASHPIHIIPASAIHPGPFTFHPVPHAALYPTLLAPRPAAAAATALHLHPLLHPIFSGQDLQHPPSHGT; from the coding sequence TGCACCTGGAAGTGGTCCCATGTTCAGACCAACCACAGTGGCTGTAGATGAAGAAGGTGGAGATGATGATAAAGATGAATCAGCTACAAACAGTGGCACAAGTGCCACTGCCACTTGTGGCCTGGGATCTGAACTCTCCACAGATAAAGGAGGCCCTTTCACTGCCGTACAAACCACAAATGCTACTGGACTGGCACAGGCACCTGGATTAGCCTCCCAAAGCATCAGCTTTGGCATTAAGAATAACCTGGGGACCCCATTGCAAAAACTGGGAGTGTCATTTTCCTTTGCCAAGAAGACTCCTGTGAAACTCGAATCAATAGCATCAGTTTTCAAGGACCATGCAGAGGAAGGGACTTCTGAAGATGGAACAAAAGCTGATGAGAAGGCTTCTGACCAAGGACTACAGAAGGTGGGAGACTCTGATGGTAACAGTAATCTTGATGGTAAAAAAGAGGATGAAGACCCTCAGGATGGAGGATCCCTTGCCTCAACATTatctaaattaaaaagaatgaagcgAGAAGAAGGATCTGGGGCTACAGAGCCAGAATATTACCACTACATCCCCCCAGCACACTGCAAAGTAAAACCaaattttcccttccttctctttatgCGAGCCAGTGAACAAATGGAAGGTGATAGTAGTACACACCCAAAGAATgcccttgaaaataaaaaaagcgGCTCTCCCAAGCCTAAAGGCTGCATCAAGGTGGCAGCAAgtcaaggagaagaaaagaaaggtagtGAAGGCTCTGAGCAGCAGACAGAAACCAGTGTGGCTGAGCCCTCAGAGCCTGAAAGTAAAGCTGACACAAAGGCCTCAGGAGAGGATGGAAGTGAGCAGAGTTTAGAGAGTCAGAGTCAGAAGCCTTCAGAGAGCCAAATGTATGAGTCTCACCCTTCTAAAGAAACCACTCAGGCCACCCCAGCAGGGAAAGAGAACCAGGAAGGACCCAAACATCCTACTGGTCCTTTCTTCCCGGTTTTGAGCAAAGATGAAAGTACTGCCCTCCAGTGGCCATCAGAACTATTAATTTTCACCAAGGCAGAACCTTCCATTTCATATAGTTGTAACCCTTTATACTTTGACTTTAAACTTTCAAGGAACAAAGATGCCAGAGCTAAAGGGACAGAAAAACCAAAGGACATAGGAGGCCTCTCAAAGGCCCGTCTCCAAGGCCTTGATCCTGGTGagccaaataaaagcagagatggGGGCGAGGATGTAGAACATTGCTCTGGAGGCAGAATGGATGCGGCTGCTTCAGGATCTGCCTGTAGTAGCCTGAATAAACCAGAGCTTGGGGGCAGCAATGGGTCAGAGACAGAAGACACGGGGAGAAGCCTTCCCAGCAAGAAAGAACGATCTGGGAAGTCCCACCgacacaagaagaaaaagaagcacaaaaaatCCAGCAAACACAAACGGAAACATAAGGCTGACCCAGAGGAGAAAACCTCTAAGGCAGAGTCCGGGGAGAAGTCTAAGAAGCGCAAGAAACGGAAACGAAAGAAGAATAGGTCCTCAGCACCTGCGGATTCTGAACGGGGACCCAAACCAGAACCCCCTGGGAGTGGTAGTCCTGCACCaccccggcggcggcggcgagctCAAGACGACTCGCAGCGGAGATCCCTGCCAGCAGAGGAAGGGAGCAGTGGCAAGAAAGATGAAGGTGGGGGTGGTGGCAGCTCCCAAGACCATGGTGGGAGGAAACACAGAGGTGAACCTCCAGCTTCATCTTGCCAGCGAAGAGCTAGCACCAAACGGAGCAGCCGGTCCAGCCATCGGAGTCAGCCTAGTAGTGGAGATGAAGATAGTGATATTGCTTCATCACGCCGGCTGCACCCAAAATCTCCATCCCAGTAcagtgaggaggaagaggaggatgaggaAGACTCTGGCAGCGAGCTTTCCCGTAGCCGCTCACGGTCTGGCCGGCACCATTCCTCACACCGTTCTTCCCGGCGGTCTTACTCAAGTAGCTCAGATGCTTCTTCAGACCAGAGCTGCTATAGTAGACAGCGGAGTTACTCTGATGACAGCTACAGTGACTACAGTGATCGGTCACGAAGGCACTCCAAGCGCTCCCACGATTCTGATGACTCAGACTACGCCAGCTCCAAGCACCGGTCCAAACGGCACAAATACTCATCTTCTGATGATGACTACAGCCTCAGTTGCAGCCAGTCCCGAAGCCGGTCTCGGAGTCACACCAGGGAGCGCTCAAGATCCCGGGGCCGCAGCCGCAGCAGCAGTTGTAGTCGCAGCCGGAGCAAACGGAGAAGCCGCAGCACCACAGCCCACAGCTGGCAGCGGAGCCGGAGCTATAGCCGGGACCATAGCCGCAGCACCAGGAGCCCTTCCCAGAGGTCAGGTTCCAGGAAGGGATCATGGGGTCACGAGAGCCCTGAGGAGAGGCGCTCTGGTCGTCGAGACTTCATTCACTCTAAAATCTACCGCTCCCAGTCTCCCCACTATTTCCGATCAGGCCGGGGAGAAGGTCCTGGGAGGAAAGAAGATGGCAGGGGTAATGATGATAAAGGCACAGGCCCACCCTCCCAGAACAGCCACATTGGTGCAGGAAGGGTGTCAGAAAGTGACTGCAGCCCTGAAGACAAGAACTCTGTCACTGCCAAATTGCTACTAGAGAAGATCCAGTCCCGGAAAGTGGAGCGGAAACCCAGTGTGAGTGAGGAGGTGCTGGCCACCGCTAATAAAGCTGCACTCAAGCTCAAGGACCCCCCACAAGGTTACTTTGGGCCCAAGCTCCCCCCTTCTCTTGGTAATAAGCCTGTACTTCCACTGATAGGGAAGCTCCCAGCTACCCGAAAGCCCAACACCAGGAAATGTGAAGAATCTGGCTTAGAAAGAGGGGAGGAGCAAGAACAGTCAGAGACAGAAGAAGGGCCTCCAGGGAATAGTGATGCTCCATTTGGACATCACTTCCCTTCAGAGGAAACAGCTGGCCCCTTATCAGACCCACCCCCAGAAGAGCCCAAGTCTGAAGAAGCTACTGCTGATCATCACCCTGTGGCTCCACTAGGCACCCCAGTGCACTCTGACTGCTATCCTGGGGACCCAACCATCTCCCATAACTACCTCCCTGACCCTAGTGACGGGGACACCCTAGAATCCTTGGATAGTGGCAGTCAGCCAGGCCCAGTAGAATCCAGCTTGCTGCCTATAGCGCCAGACCTTGAGCACTTCCCTAGTTACGCACCTCCCAGTGGCGAGCCTAGTATTGAGTCAGCTGATGGGGCTGAGGATGCTTCCCTGGCCCCCCTGGAGAGCCAGCCCATCACCTTCACCCCCGAGGAGATGGAGAAGTACAGCAAGCTCCAGCAGGCCGCTCAGCAGCACATCCAGCAGCAGCTTCTGGCCAAGCAAGTGAAGGCCTTCCCAGCCTCAgctgccctggccccagccaCTCCAGCCCTTCAGCCCATCCACATTCAGCAGCCAGCCACTGCCTCGGCCACCTCCATCACAACTGTTCAGCACGCCATCCTACAGCATCATGCCGCAGCAGCTGCCGCCGCCATCGGCATccacccccaccctcatcccCAGCCACTTGCCCAAGTGCATCATATTCCCCAACCCCACCTGACCCCCATCTCCTTGTCTCACCTCACTCACTCAATCATCCCTGGTCACCCTGCCACCTTCCTCGCTAGCCATCCCATCCATATCATTCCTGCCTCAGCCATCCATCCTGGGCCCTTCACCTTCCACCCAGTCCCACATGCTGCCCTCTACCCTACCCTCCTTGCCCCAcggcctgctgcagcagctgccactgccctccacctccaccccctgCTTCACCCCATCTTCTCAGGTCAGGACCTGCAGCACCCCCCCAGCCATGGCACATGA